Proteins encoded in a region of the Anguilla anguilla isolate fAngAng1 chromosome 10, fAngAng1.pri, whole genome shotgun sequence genome:
- the nf2a gene encoding neurofibromin 2a (merlin) isoform X1, translated as MASALASRLGLNSLRRKQAKTFNVKIVTMDAEMEFNCEVKWKGKDLFDLVCRTLGLRETWFFGLQYDVKDTVAWLKMDKKVLDHDIPKEEPITLHFLAKFYPENAEEELVQDVTLHLFFLQVKKKILEEEIYCPPEASVLLASYAVQAKYGDYDHNVHKPGFLAQEELLPKRVIHLYQMTAEMWEERITACYAEHRGRTRDEAETEYLKIAQDLEMYGINYFFIRNKKGTDLLLGVDALGLHIYDPENRLTPKISFPWNEIRNISYSDKEFAIKPVDKKTDVFKFNSSKLRVNKLILQLCIGNHDLFMRRRRVDSLEVQQMKSQAREEKARKQVERQRLVREKHLREEAERARDELERRLMQLQDEAQMANDALMRSEETADLLAEKAQIAEEEAKLLAQKAAEAEQEMQRIKVTAIRGEEERRLMEQKVLEAEMLALQMAEESERRAKEAEQLKQDLQEARESERRAKTKLLEITSKSAYTPTSLSANAMPPEVPNFSFSTENLSFDFKDTDMKRLSMEIEKEKVEYMEKSKHLQEQLNELKTEIESLKLRERETALDLLHNENAEKGTSKQSNFKKLTLQSTKSRVAFFEEL; from the exons ATGGCAAGTGCCCTTGCGTCAAGATTGGGTCTTAACTCTTTGCGGAGAAAACAGGCGAAGACTTTCAACGTAAAGATCGTTACAATGGACGCAGAAATGGAATTTAATTGCGAG GTCAAATGGAAAGGGAAGGACCTCTTCGATTTGGTGTGCCGGACTCTGGGTCTCAGAGAGACCTGGTTTTTCGGCCTGCAGTACGACGTGAAGGACACCGTGGCCTGGCTGAAGATGGACAAGAAG GTCTTGGACCATGACATCCCTAAGGAGGAGCCCATAACCTTGCACTTCCTGGCCAAGTTCTACCCGGAGAACgcggaggaggagctggtgcaGGACGTCACTCTGCATCTGTTCTTCCTGCAG GTGAAAAAGAAGATTCTAGAAGAAGAGATCTACTGCCCCCCCGAAGCATCCGTCCTGCTAGCTTCCTACGCCGTGCAGGCTAAG tACGGAGACTACGACCACAACGTTCACAAACCGGGCTTTCTGGCTCAGGAAGAGCTGCTGCCCAAGAGG GTGATACACCTGTACCAGATGACTGCGGAGATGTGGGAGGAGAGGATCACTGCATGCTACGCGGAGCACAGGGGACGAACGAG GGACGAAGCGGAGACGGAGTACTTGAAGATAGCCCAGGACCTGGAGATGTACGGCATTAACTACTTTTTCATTAGG AACAAAAAAGGAACGGACCTCCTGCTAGGGGTGGACGCCTTGGGCCTGCATATATACGACCCCGAAAACAGGCTCACCCCCAAAATCTCCTTCCCCTGGAATGAAATCCGCAACATCTCCTACAGCGACAAAGAG TTTGCCATTAAGCCTGTGGACAAAAAGACGGATGTTTTCAAGTTCAACTCCTCAAAACTCAGAGTCAACAAGCTG ATTCTCCAGCTGTGCATCGGGAACCACGACCTGTTCATGCGGCGGCGGCGCGTGGACTCTCTGGAGGTGCAGCAGATGAAGTCCCAGGCCCGCGAGGAGAAGGCCCGCAAGCag gtGGAGAGGCAGCGGCTGGTGCGGGAGAAGCACCTGCGTGAGGAGGCGGAGAGAGCGCGGGACGAGCTGGAGAGGAGGCTGATGCAGCTGCAGGACGAGGCCCAGATGGCCAACGACGCCCTG aTGCGCTCGGAGGAGACGGCGGACCTCCTGGCGGAGAAGGCGCAGATCGCGGAGGAGGAGGCCAAGCTGCTGGCCCAGAAGGCGGCGGAGGCGGAGCAGGAGATGCAGCGCATCAAGGTGACGGCCATCCGCGGCGAGGAGGAGAGGCGGCTGATGGAGCAGAAGGTGCTGGAGGCCGAGATGCTGGCCCTCCAGATGGCCGAGGAGTCCGAGAGGAg GGCGAAGGAGGCGGAGCAGCTGAAGCAGGACCTGCAGGAGGCAAGGGAGTCGGAGCGCCGGGCCAAGACCAAACTTCTGGAGATCACCAGCAAGTCCGCCTACACG CCGACCAGTTTATCAGCCAACGCCATGCCGCCTGAGGTGCCCAACTTCAGCTTCAGCACGGAGAACCTCTCCTTCGACTTCAAAGACACGGACATGAAAAGGCTTTCTATGGAGATCGAGAAGGAGAA GGTGGAGTACATGGAGAAGAGCAagcacctgcaggagcagctgaaCGAGCTGAAGACGGAGATCGAGTCGCTCAAGCTGCGGGAGCGGGAGACGGCGCTCGACCTGCTGCACAACGAGAACGCGGAGAAGGGCACCAGCAAGCAGAGCAACTTCAAAAAG ctCACCCTACAGAGCACCAAATCCAGAGTGGCGTTCTTCGAGGAGCTGTGA
- the nf2a gene encoding neurofibromin 2a (merlin) isoform X3, translating into MDKKVLDHDIPKEEPITLHFLAKFYPENAEEELVQDVTLHLFFLQVKKKILEEEIYCPPEASVLLASYAVQAKYGDYDHNVHKPGFLAQEELLPKRVIHLYQMTAEMWEERITACYAEHRGRTRDEAETEYLKIAQDLEMYGINYFFIRNKKGTDLLLGVDALGLHIYDPENRLTPKISFPWNEIRNISYSDKEFAIKPVDKKTDVFKFNSSKLRVNKLILQLCIGNHDLFMRRRRVDSLEVQQMKSQAREEKARKQVERQRLVREKHLREEAERARDELERRLMQLQDEAQMANDALMRSEETADLLAEKAQIAEEEAKLLAQKAAEAEQEMQRIKVTAIRGEEERRLMEQKVLEAEMLALQMAEESERRAKEAEQLKQDLQEARESERRAKTKLLEITSKSAYTPTSLSANAMPPEVPNFSFSTENLSFDFKDTDMKRLSMEIEKEKVEYMEKSKHLQEQLNELKTEIESLKLRERETALDLLHNENAEKGTSKQSNFKKLTLQSTKSRVAFFEEL; encoded by the exons ATGGACAAGAAG GTCTTGGACCATGACATCCCTAAGGAGGAGCCCATAACCTTGCACTTCCTGGCCAAGTTCTACCCGGAGAACgcggaggaggagctggtgcaGGACGTCACTCTGCATCTGTTCTTCCTGCAG GTGAAAAAGAAGATTCTAGAAGAAGAGATCTACTGCCCCCCCGAAGCATCCGTCCTGCTAGCTTCCTACGCCGTGCAGGCTAAG tACGGAGACTACGACCACAACGTTCACAAACCGGGCTTTCTGGCTCAGGAAGAGCTGCTGCCCAAGAGG GTGATACACCTGTACCAGATGACTGCGGAGATGTGGGAGGAGAGGATCACTGCATGCTACGCGGAGCACAGGGGACGAACGAG GGACGAAGCGGAGACGGAGTACTTGAAGATAGCCCAGGACCTGGAGATGTACGGCATTAACTACTTTTTCATTAGG AACAAAAAAGGAACGGACCTCCTGCTAGGGGTGGACGCCTTGGGCCTGCATATATACGACCCCGAAAACAGGCTCACCCCCAAAATCTCCTTCCCCTGGAATGAAATCCGCAACATCTCCTACAGCGACAAAGAG TTTGCCATTAAGCCTGTGGACAAAAAGACGGATGTTTTCAAGTTCAACTCCTCAAAACTCAGAGTCAACAAGCTG ATTCTCCAGCTGTGCATCGGGAACCACGACCTGTTCATGCGGCGGCGGCGCGTGGACTCTCTGGAGGTGCAGCAGATGAAGTCCCAGGCCCGCGAGGAGAAGGCCCGCAAGCag gtGGAGAGGCAGCGGCTGGTGCGGGAGAAGCACCTGCGTGAGGAGGCGGAGAGAGCGCGGGACGAGCTGGAGAGGAGGCTGATGCAGCTGCAGGACGAGGCCCAGATGGCCAACGACGCCCTG aTGCGCTCGGAGGAGACGGCGGACCTCCTGGCGGAGAAGGCGCAGATCGCGGAGGAGGAGGCCAAGCTGCTGGCCCAGAAGGCGGCGGAGGCGGAGCAGGAGATGCAGCGCATCAAGGTGACGGCCATCCGCGGCGAGGAGGAGAGGCGGCTGATGGAGCAGAAGGTGCTGGAGGCCGAGATGCTGGCCCTCCAGATGGCCGAGGAGTCCGAGAGGAg GGCGAAGGAGGCGGAGCAGCTGAAGCAGGACCTGCAGGAGGCAAGGGAGTCGGAGCGCCGGGCCAAGACCAAACTTCTGGAGATCACCAGCAAGTCCGCCTACACG CCGACCAGTTTATCAGCCAACGCCATGCCGCCTGAGGTGCCCAACTTCAGCTTCAGCACGGAGAACCTCTCCTTCGACTTCAAAGACACGGACATGAAAAGGCTTTCTATGGAGATCGAGAAGGAGAA GGTGGAGTACATGGAGAAGAGCAagcacctgcaggagcagctgaaCGAGCTGAAGACGGAGATCGAGTCGCTCAAGCTGCGGGAGCGGGAGACGGCGCTCGACCTGCTGCACAACGAGAACGCGGAGAAGGGCACCAGCAAGCAGAGCAACTTCAAAAAG ctCACCCTACAGAGCACCAAATCCAGAGTGGCGTTCTTCGAGGAGCTGTGA
- the nf2a gene encoding neurofibromin 2a (merlin) isoform X2, which produces MASALASRLGLNSLRRKQAKTFNVKIVTMDAEMEFNCEVKWKGKDLFDLVCRTLGLRETWFFGLQYDVKDTVAWLKMDKKVLDHDIPKEEPITLHFLAKFYPENAEEELVQDVTLHLFFLQVKKKILEEEIYCPPEASVLLASYAVQAKYGDYDHNVHKPGFLAQEELLPKRVIHLYQMTAEMWEERITACYAEHRGRTRDEAETEYLKIAQDLEMYGINYFFIRNKKGTDLLLGVDALGLHIYDPENRLTPKISFPWNEIRNISYSDKEFAIKPVDKKTDVFKFNSSKLRVNKLILQLCIGNHDLFMRRRRVDSLEVQQMKSQAREEKARKQVERQRLVREKHLREEAERARDELERRLMQLQDEAQMANDALMRSEETADLLAEKAQIAEEEAKLLAQKAAEAEQEMQRIKVTAIRGEEERRLMEQKVLEAEMLALQMAEESERRAKEAEQLKQDLQEARESERRAKTKLLEITSKSAYTPTSLSANAMPPEVPNFSFSTENLSFDFKDTDMKRLSMEIEKEKYV; this is translated from the exons ATGGCAAGTGCCCTTGCGTCAAGATTGGGTCTTAACTCTTTGCGGAGAAAACAGGCGAAGACTTTCAACGTAAAGATCGTTACAATGGACGCAGAAATGGAATTTAATTGCGAG GTCAAATGGAAAGGGAAGGACCTCTTCGATTTGGTGTGCCGGACTCTGGGTCTCAGAGAGACCTGGTTTTTCGGCCTGCAGTACGACGTGAAGGACACCGTGGCCTGGCTGAAGATGGACAAGAAG GTCTTGGACCATGACATCCCTAAGGAGGAGCCCATAACCTTGCACTTCCTGGCCAAGTTCTACCCGGAGAACgcggaggaggagctggtgcaGGACGTCACTCTGCATCTGTTCTTCCTGCAG GTGAAAAAGAAGATTCTAGAAGAAGAGATCTACTGCCCCCCCGAAGCATCCGTCCTGCTAGCTTCCTACGCCGTGCAGGCTAAG tACGGAGACTACGACCACAACGTTCACAAACCGGGCTTTCTGGCTCAGGAAGAGCTGCTGCCCAAGAGG GTGATACACCTGTACCAGATGACTGCGGAGATGTGGGAGGAGAGGATCACTGCATGCTACGCGGAGCACAGGGGACGAACGAG GGACGAAGCGGAGACGGAGTACTTGAAGATAGCCCAGGACCTGGAGATGTACGGCATTAACTACTTTTTCATTAGG AACAAAAAAGGAACGGACCTCCTGCTAGGGGTGGACGCCTTGGGCCTGCATATATACGACCCCGAAAACAGGCTCACCCCCAAAATCTCCTTCCCCTGGAATGAAATCCGCAACATCTCCTACAGCGACAAAGAG TTTGCCATTAAGCCTGTGGACAAAAAGACGGATGTTTTCAAGTTCAACTCCTCAAAACTCAGAGTCAACAAGCTG ATTCTCCAGCTGTGCATCGGGAACCACGACCTGTTCATGCGGCGGCGGCGCGTGGACTCTCTGGAGGTGCAGCAGATGAAGTCCCAGGCCCGCGAGGAGAAGGCCCGCAAGCag gtGGAGAGGCAGCGGCTGGTGCGGGAGAAGCACCTGCGTGAGGAGGCGGAGAGAGCGCGGGACGAGCTGGAGAGGAGGCTGATGCAGCTGCAGGACGAGGCCCAGATGGCCAACGACGCCCTG aTGCGCTCGGAGGAGACGGCGGACCTCCTGGCGGAGAAGGCGCAGATCGCGGAGGAGGAGGCCAAGCTGCTGGCCCAGAAGGCGGCGGAGGCGGAGCAGGAGATGCAGCGCATCAAGGTGACGGCCATCCGCGGCGAGGAGGAGAGGCGGCTGATGGAGCAGAAGGTGCTGGAGGCCGAGATGCTGGCCCTCCAGATGGCCGAGGAGTCCGAGAGGAg GGCGAAGGAGGCGGAGCAGCTGAAGCAGGACCTGCAGGAGGCAAGGGAGTCGGAGCGCCGGGCCAAGACCAAACTTCTGGAGATCACCAGCAAGTCCGCCTACACG CCGACCAGTTTATCAGCCAACGCCATGCCGCCTGAGGTGCCCAACTTCAGCTTCAGCACGGAGAACCTCTCCTTCGACTTCAAAGACACGGACATGAAAAGGCTTTCTATGGAGATCGAGAAGGAGAAGTATGTTTGA